The following DNA comes from Haemorhous mexicanus isolate bHaeMex1 chromosome 19, bHaeMex1.pri, whole genome shotgun sequence.
TTGCAGGATATATTTGATGGAGAAACTTGAAACTTATGTAACATTGTGTGGGGTTGTGTTTATCTTTGCAATACTTGGCCTTACTTTTGCAATTTTCAGTTAAACGCTGTAGTTTTTCCTACTGTTTAATGACGCCTTTTAAAGCCTTACCAAAATCCAAACAAGTGCCAAATTAAGTGCTGTTTTTCAAATtaagggctttttttctttttgggtaGGTGCTGTGACAAAAGATTATGGACCAAAATAGATTTAAACCATTGTAAATCCATCACTCCACTTATGCTTAGTGGCATTATTAGGAGACAGCCTGTAACCCTTGATCTTAGCTGGACAAATATATCTAAAAAGCAGCTGAGTTGGCTTATCAACAGACTGCCAGGTAAGTGATGTGTTTTCATCACCAAATCACAAACCACTTTGTATAACAAACCAGTCTGTATCTAAACTGCAACCTCTGGAGAAAGTCTCCGGGGACTGCGGTGGCCTAGGAGAGGAGTAGACTCCTCTAGGAGGGctggaaatgtgaaaaatgaagCATCCGTGGGTTAAAATgagccaaaaatatttttttctgactacTTGACATGGtcagttaaaataatttgagGCAGGTCTTGCCCAGCAGGTAATGCATGCTGCTGTGGAAagggctgagggggctgggggaaggagtgAAGTTCCAAGTGGGGGGACAGatggagagctgggcaggaagagggaactgggggggtGCCAGTGGAGGTCGCTGGGATGTGCCTGGGAAGGTCCCAGTGCTCCAACCTGTTCTGTGTCTGCAGGTCTGCGGGACCTGCTGTTATCAGGGTGCTCATGGATAGCAGTGTCGGCACTTTGTAGCTCCAGCTGTCCCTTGCTGCGAACTCTGGACGTGCAGTGGGCAGAAGGACTGAAAGACGCACAAATGAGAGACCTCCTGTCCCCGCCCACGGACAACCGGCCAGGTAAGGGCGGGAGGAGCCCGGGAGCCCCGTCCCCCCCGGGGCCTGTTCTGTGCTTAGTTCCCCTTGGAGCAAACGGGCAGGAGCCCCCACAGCCGAGCctggcggggctggggccgtgCTGCCCCTCGGGGAGTTTGAGGTAATGACTTGCAGCACTCCTGGATGGAGCCCTGGGGTGACAGGGATGTTCTGTGGCTGCTGAACCATCATCTGAGCCACTGTGCTGGTTTTCTGTCTGACTTTCTTCTCTTCAGGCTGCAACGGGTGTACTTTAGAGAGTATGGAAACACTTTCTTCCAGTTCAGGGAAGGAGCAGTTCTGTGGGTCATGCCACATTCGCCCGGATTTCAGCTCAGGTGAAATTTTGAGCAAATCAGATCTGCTTTCTGGCATGCACTGCACAGCCTACTGCTTAATCCCGACTTGTAATTCCGCTGGGTCCCTGCAGTTACTTTCATCCCTTTTGTTTTGAAATCAGGAGGTGGCTTCGTCCACATGCCTGTTCCAAAAATAGACGAGTGTTCCTGCTGATGTTCCCTCCAAAGCTCCAGACAGGCAAAAGCGTCTGAAATTgacccagggcagcagtgttGTGTGTCACGGTGCATTTCATAGAGGCCTGCGGATGTTGGCAGCACAGGGTGGGGCTCGTGGGAGTGACCGGCTGCCTCTGCTCCGCAGGTCAGATCGACAACCGGAGCAAGCTACGGAACATCGTGGAGCTGCGCCTGGCCGGGCTGGACATCACGGACGCTTCGCTGCGGCTGATCATCAGGCACATGCCCCTGCTCTCCAAACTCAATCTCAGTTACTGTAACCACGTGACAGATCAGTCTATTAACCTGCTGACCGCCGTCGGAACCACCACGCGGGATTCGTTAACGGAAATTAATTTATCAGGTAAGGGATGTGGGGGAGGGAACTGCCAGGGCATCCCAACTGTGAGGGGGGTttgacccagccctgctcctgctgtaactccctggcagcagctgctgccacgATGTGCTGCTGGTGGAAACGGCCCcgcagctgccaggagctgtttTATCCACGCTCATCCTCCCGGGGGATTTcctgcacatctgggctgcCTGGCTTGATCCCATGGGTTACACAACAGctgggggatggggatggagctggTGGGGATTCCTcgtgctggaggaaaaaaatcagtgctgaattcctcccctctgctctccccagacTGCAATAAGGTCACTGACCAGTGCCTGTCTTACTTCAAACGTTGTGGGAACATCTGCCAGATCGACCTGAGGTACTGCAAGCAGGTGACGAAGGAGGGCTGTGAGCAGTTCATAGCAGAGATGTCTGTGAGCGTCCAGTTCGGGCAGGTGGAAGAAAAACTTCTGCAAAAACTGAGTTAGTTAAAGGACTCGTGTAAATACTGGGGCGAGGGGGGGAAGGGACTAAGAACACGTagggattttattttcaattggGAACTTGGAATATCAGAAAATGCCGCAATTGGATTTTACAACTCTTGTTGAGGAGAGAACAACGTGAAACTACCCATGTTAAGAATTTCAACTTGTGCCACTAATTCAGTCCACCTGGGATGACCTGCACTGGCTCTTATGCAAATTCATAAGGCGACTGTTACCGATGATAATTGTTCACACCTGGAAGAAGACTGAGCTCCAAGAAATACTGTTATTTAAAGTACCACAGCATGTGCTTGGTAGTGTAAAtttgatttctgcttttcatttcttaaaacaagaaaaaaaaaaagttggtgtCATTTAAGTGGACCACGCACTGCATTTCTGCCTTCTTaacacattttgttttgttacatCTTACATTATGCAGAACTATTTTTGTacaaaaattgtttaaaaattatttatgcaaTGTTTGAATGCATTACCAGTGTTTCGGTTTTGATTGCCAATTTTTATCTTTACTTATGGTAGGCGAGAACTTAACCTATACTTCGTAGGCAGTATCTATCTACAAACGTGCCCAGGTCAGGAAAAGTAGGTTCATACTTTCAACTTAAAGCATGTTTTAATGGAAGTTTATATCCTGCTTTGTATACTTCAGAAGTGACATAAGCATGTTGTGGAAATAAGGTGTAAATTATAGTTGAAGTAAAACACTTTTATCTGTATAGAAATCACctttttctcaaaattttaaaaaaattccaatttcaGCTTTTGCACATAGGAGGGTTTCACTCTGTAGCATGAGCTCTTGTACtcaatataaaattaatttatacagTGAGTCCAGCAGTAGAATAAATGGTCAAACGTAGTCTCTCTTTCTTTGAAGTGTGAGTTGAGTTCTCATTTAAGGTTTATAACATGGTTATTTCCTGATTGTAAAATTCTGCATTCATAAGTGCCATTGTTGTACGGTGTTGTTTTCGTAGACCTTCCTGATGCAGTTTTACCTTTGTTGAATTTGTATAAACAATTGTACAAAAACAGGCGCTGGCTCTGTGCGTTTCTGTCGGGGAGGGGGGGATGGCTGCAGGGTGCCCAGGAGCACTGACAGCTTGAGAACATTAAAACTGGAGCTGAGTAAGAAAAGAGACAGAGGCTGAGAGAGCCCATCACCCATCTTTATTGAGTTCGAGTGGCTGATGAGCAGCATGGAAATAACACAGAGGGCATGTCTGTCTTCATTAGCCTCCCCTCTGGACAGACTCCAGGAATTAAGTACCTTTAAAAAGTTACTTCTAAAAAATAAAGCCATTGAGAGGTTTGCTCCCTTCTGAAAAATACCCAGTTGAGCTTGGAGCTGTTTTTTTGTGAAGAGGAgctattttctctcttccaagCCAGCTTAAGGAGTCACAAAAATAAGAGCAGGTGCCAGTGCAGCACAGGTCCAGTTCTCAGGTCCTGTAccctcagccagcacagccttggCTCTGGAACTTTGTTGCCACGTGGGAAATCAAAGAAACTGTAAACTTTTTAACCAACTCTACTTAAAGAATAACTGGACACACATGGTCCTTCCTCACCTCTTTTTTTATGGTGAACTTCACCAATCCCAGTCGTGGCCATGCTTGGTCACAGGTGTCCTTGTTCTCACCTCCAGCACGAGCTCCTCTTGCTGCTCCCTACCCCAGGTCCTTGCTCACAGACATCCTACAGGGACCCTTGCAATTCCTGCTCCAAGAGGACCTGGACCCCAGCTCATGGCACAAAGCTCAGCCTGACCCTGGGCCGGGGGCTGGCAGCAATATGGGAAGCTGGTTTGGGTGACTTGGCTTTGGGTGAAAGTCTGTGAACATGagattttaaacaaaaactgtccctgttcctgcctccccctccccagttaAGGTTAGTAACGCTGTACATTCCACGTTAGCAGCAAGGAGCTGGTGCCCCTGGTCAGGATTCACAGTAACATCAGGCTGTCGGCACATGGAGTACAATCATCACAGATTAATAGTTACAACAGGCATGAGCGGATTAAGAACCACGCTAACATGGTTTACTATAGTACCCcttcttaaaaaaatagtttattcCTAAACTAAAAACCACTTAGTAACTGGTTTTTGGAACCCACCAGGCAGAGCCCAGTGCGGCCCCTGGGCCCTGCAGAGTGATGGAGTGTTTTGTACACTGACAGAGAACAGCCAAGACAGCACGTGTCATGACAGACATTCAGAGGGAGCAATCAGCATAAAGCAAGATTGCTTAAGGGCTTCTGTGCGGGAACAGTTCATGGCAGTGCTTCCTAAGCTGTGTCCGACAccagcaggcagccaggctgtCGGAACAGATACATTCTATCGTTAGGGAAAAGCTGAATAATCAACTGATATATTCATCGCTTCTAATGCACTAGACAACACCACAGGCTAACAGGCTCAAGCAGAGGTGTTTATTGACCACTTGCCGAGTGCTGAATGCGTAAGGACAGGTGAGATTCTTCAGAAGAGAGCAAGAACTGCTGTAAACAGTTTGACTCCAACAATCTGTGGGGCTGTAAGGTCAGTGGGGCAGCACCTgggcctgcccagccctgcgctgCAGGAGCTGATTGAAAAACCTTTCACCAACTTCTACATCATGATGTTGAAAAGGCCGAGTTTAACCAAAACGACAAAGCTGCCCCAAGGCCCAGCACTCCTGCCCACAGGAATCCTGCCCCCAGGAATCCTGCCCggggcactggggcagggctgggttagGATTTGAAGACGTGCACGGCCCGCACGACGTACTGTCGGCAGATGGGGCACTCGCTCATCCTCTTGCCGCACTTGGTGCAGGTGACCATGTGGCCGCACTCCAGCAGCACGCAGTCGATCACGGCGTCCATGCAGATCCGGCACAGGCTGTCGTCGTCCTCGTTCAGCTGCATCCTCTCCCCCTCTGCAAACCAACAGAGAGGGAGGTCACGgctctgggccctgcagagcctgggcagttccagcccagccatgCTCCATCCCCTCACATGAACTTTTTTAACCCCCAGTATGAATTAATCTATATTCCTCCAccaagaaacaaagaaagaagaacTAGAAAGCCCCTCAAGTGAACATCCAATATTTGGCTTCCTTCTTTAAACTCAAGAAACTGCTCTCAATTCAGAATGTAATGACCGTGAAATAATAAGCTGGATTAAAATTCAGAGCATGTTGGTTTTCCATGTCGGAGCTCACTGTTTTGCAGAACACTTTCCTCAGAAGATTAAACACAATAATAATAAAGCAGACTACGAAGTAGAAGCCTTAAGTAGGCCATAAAGGTGGCAGAAGTGAGTAAAACCTGTCAAGTTTCATTGCATATAGTCACCACCCCCATCAATAACTGAACATTCCATCAGATCATGGCGAAAAAAGTAAACTTTAAGTTTCTAGTTCTTTTCTCAACTTTTGTGTAAGCAAGAATTGGTCTGAGGACAAATTACATGAGTCAAAGACTCCAACTGCTATGTGGAGCAGAGGGCAGAACAGCAgccactgagctgcagccacTGAACAACCTTATGAAAATGTGGACTGAGACCAAAGCACTTGGACTTTTGTTACTGTACGTTTTAATTCTGCAGTAACAGACCTAAAGTGTCCTGATCTGCACAGCTACAGAGCAGCTCTGACTAATGCCCTGTGAAACCCAGCAAAGCACAGGAGGGTGCCAAGTTCCAGTTCTCTGAGGAACCAGTTCTCAGTTGTGCAATTTTACCTTCACTGTGAAAGCTGAGCTCTCCAAGCTTTGGAATAAAGTCTCAAAAAAACAGCACAATCGTGGAAAGCTTTGTTTAATCACTACAGGCATGTTCAGCTACTCTAGGGGCACCCTGCATtgttaaaacacattttccaggtgttccagcagagcagacagaggTCAGATACCAAGTCCTTCCACTGGCAGAACAACACCAGAAACTGGAAACCAGAAACTCAGCGGTCTTAAGAAAGCAGAATTAAAGTATAAACCTACGTGTCTTGTGGTTCTCCTCACTCTCTCTGTATAGTCTGCTCACTTTTTCCACAAGTTCCCATTTTTCACAGCATCCTGAGTAGTTGACAAAATTGCAGGCGAGGATTTCCTTCAGCTGCCGAACGCTCATCCCTTCGATGTCCTCCAGCCTGGAGATGTCGGACAGGGAGGCCCTGGCTCtcttcctgcccagccccggggTCTGAAACACAGCAGTTGGGTGGTTTTAACTGCCCTGGCTACTTCAGGGCAtgtgaagctgcagcagcttggcTAAAGTTTGATTCTTTCTGAAGCCAGTGTGTGCAGACATTCATTGCTAGACACAGCAAACTCTGGAAGAACCAGAGCAAGAGGCCAAATGTTGGCAGAGATATAAAACACTTTATGGTGTCACATGCCAAAAATCTATTCTTTGGATATCTCACCTGCTCTTCTgcactttcttcttcttcattatTTACAGATGTTTCAGTTTGTCCCTGTGTGCAAAATGAAACTCATCAGGATAAAAACCCATGTTATTCCCCTATAAAacactttccttccttccaaggTGATCTCAGGTGACAATGAAATGATATTTTGAAGTTCCAGTTGCTACTAATCATTCCAGGTTTAAGTTGCTTCTGACATGAACTACAAAACTTTTGTGCCCTGCTTCTGAAAGCTCGAGATAATTACCCAAGGCATTGTTCCTGCCCCTCCAAACTTTATCAATTGCTGTTTTACTTTAAATTGATACATAactattaaagaaaataaatcaaataaagcAATGCTATTGCATAAAACATGCTAACCACTGTACCCGAGAAGGTGTTCCACTTCCCGTGCTCCCCCTTCTGCTGGCAAGTTCTCCTGGGTTTGACATGGATACAGAGGTGGAAAAGGGATGGGTGAAAAAGGCCGAGCTCTGTGACCGTGACGAGCGCAAGCTGCCAGCGTCCatgtcctgctctgtccccaagCCATGGTGGCACAGCACCAGGTCCACCAGGtcttccttctccctgcaggtgtccgTGGGGATGTTCCTGAGGATCAGGTACTGGCGCAGATCCTTCACTTTCAATCTCATTAGCTGAGGGCGCTGGAAGGCCGTTTCTTGCAGCAAGTGACAAGTGGAACATCTTCTGAGATTCTCTTGTAGGACTGAACAAACTGAGCAAAAATCCTTTTTGCAGTCACAACACACATGctgaggggaaaggagagaacCATTCAGTTCTGGGTCACAGGAAACAACTCAAggccctgctctctgcttctCCAGGCTACAGAATTTCCTATTAGCTCTTGCACTGTCAGTTGTGACAGACATAATTTTTAAGATTTAAATACAGACACAACTGCCCTGTCAGTTTTGCAAGTGTTCCAAGGGAGTCCCTCGCTCTTCTGGCACTACTGAAGCTGACTTGAGgtttcagtgaaaaatattaTGAATAAACTAATAAAGTACTCAAGTTGTAGTTTAGACgacaaacaaaactaaacccAATCTTACGGTGTGTTAAAACACTCCTGAATATACTGTCACTGTTCCTTTCGTGTGTGTAAAAGAACagtaaaaccccaaactttagAGAACCTACTGCTTCCTCAACTGATTGCAAGAAGTCAAAGCAGGCTTCACATGTGATGAATCACATGGGAGGGAAATACTCCCAAAAGCCCAGTTGTCACTTCTGAAGAGAGCTTTGCTCAAAGGACTCACAATACACAAAAGCTGGAATAGACAAGACTGTCAGCTTCCAGCTGCTGTGAACAAACCCAAACTCCTCAAGGTTTTCAGGATTATAAATTACCAGTGGCTTCAGAAACGTCCCCACACAACGCTTCATTCAATGAAGCCTTGCCATGTGAACAGAACACATAAGGGGAAAAGAACACACAAACTGAGGGAAGAGGCTTCATCTGAAAGAGCTGCAGAGGATTAGGTCACTGAGGGGGCAAAATAACAATCCTGGACAGTTGTGATacactgaaataataaaatattttattatctcAGTTTTATTTATCTGCATTAACCCACCAACCTGCCTCCCAAAGAACgaagaggctgctggagcacaaCAGCCTTGAGCAGAACTAAAGCTGGTCAGGAAACAACCAGAACTGCATGAGAACTTCCAGAAAGAAACTCTAATACTGTATTGTGAGTTTTTAACTTTTCCATCATCCAGTTTGTTCACTCCAGTACTCAACCACTGTCTGGAGCCATCTTCAAAACCAGATTTGCTTTACTGTTCAAGATTCCGAAGCTAACACAAGTGTCTTACAAATCAGGGCCCATTAATTTCCAGGCCAGCCCAGATCCAACGTGTCACTGATTAATGAACATCAGATTTACTAACTCCTAATCCTGGTTGACAATAATTTCTTGTGACCTCAGAATAAGGcacttcctccctccctgagGCCTGTATCTGCCTCAGGTTTCTGAGAAAAACACTCATCTCGCAGTATGGAACAGATGAGTTCAGAGGTGTAAAAATCCAGTGCAATAGGAAATATACtcacttttttcctgaaaactgaGAAGgaaagtccacaggccttgcAGACGATGttggtgctggctgcagcaggagctggataTGCTGAGAAGCCTGTGCTTGGTGTGAACCTGAAGGGGCCAGCTCCTCCCCCAAAGCCAGCCTGCTGGCCACGCACTGCTCCCGTGCCCATGACTTCATTCAGCAACCCACAGCAGGAAGCCCACATGGAAGTAGCTCCCGCCTGAAAACATCACAGAGCAAACAGAGAAGATCAGGATCTGGAAGCCCACATCAGATGGGacctgctgctgaggagctgcttcGCTCCATCTGTCACCCTCCCAGGAGCACGTGCTGCCAGACCCGGAGCTCCGGGAGCCCAGCACGCGCCGGCTGTGCCAGACCAGCTCGGCTCCCAGCTGAAATCCAGAGTGGGAAAGCTTTGCCtttgcaggcacagggagctcaCACTCACCACTCCTCTTCTGGGGAATTCCCCACAGAGAGAGGCAGCAGTTTGAGGAGTGATGCAACAGCAGAGCAAAGGAGGAGTGGCCGACAGCCCATTGCAGGTGAGGGGCAAACCCCGAACGGGGACAGGCAGAAACAGCAACTTCTCATGATTAATGCACAACTGtccctgcaggatctgctccacaacccacccagctcctgcatGACTCACAACAAAACTCTAAAATAACATTCCTGGCTTTCAAACTTGAAAACCAACCTTTGGCAGAAGATAATTATGGTCTGGTTACACTgagaaggaaacatttttcaagATCTCCCTGAACCTCATTTTGTTGCCTTACAGAATGTCTcacaaaagttaaaataaatctaaataaatttattttctactgATTGTATTTCAGTTTTGAGTCATATCATCTTAAAACAGTGGAAATTCTGAACACATAAACAAAGTGCTGCTTTTTATCCCTGGAAGTCTTGGGCACTTGATTCTCTTTCAAAAGCTCATATTCTACTGAAAGGTGGAACTTGGACTCCAAGTTGGGCAGGTCACAAGTTTAATCACTGTCAGGTGGCTCCCTGAGACCTGCTAGAAAAAACACGAGGGGCAAACAGAATCCCATCAGGTTCGCCCTGAAAGGAAACTGAGGGGTACAACTTCCTTTacaaacaattattttttcatacttttttcTTAAACAGCTGTTCTCTTTTTCATTCCAGGCCaccaagacagaaaacaaatgctTTGGAGACTTTTAAATCTTGCTgtaaaaaccccaaccaaccagAACACACACTTCAGCTCTGTAATGTGGTGCTTTAATTCCTGGTGTAACTACACTAATTTCTAGATGAAGCTGCACATTTGCCCTGAACTGAACACAATCCTCTTACATTTGTGGAAACTTAATGCCAGAATAATGGGGATGGGCCAGAACATCTCCTTTCAAACCACAGAGCACAAAAAGTAAGAACAGGAGCTTCAGTTACAAGATCAAATATACATTCTAATTAAAATCCTCTCATCTGTTAAATCCACTCATCATTATGGGTATTTCAACTGCAGAATTCATCCTGGTGATGCAAGAATCCTctgtgccctgggcaccccaggaGAGCTTCCTCAGCTTCCTCCAGGAGATGAACTCCAGTAGCCCTTCCCTGACCTCCAGGGAGCTCACACAGCTCACTCCAGCCTGGAGTGATACATCCCAGACTCAAACTAAAGCTTGTTTTATAGTTCTCCATTACAAGCACTGTGGAAAGGCATTAATATTCATTTTCCCTGGACAAAACATAATTATCCTGGTTTATTAGGCAAGAGGAATTCACTTTCCAGAAATACATCCTGAAAACCAATGGCAGTTCAGTAGAGCTCTGAGTTTTAAAACATGGAACTTCTGAAAAATACCTCCTCTCATCTTAAGGGAAAGCTGCAACACAACCATTCCTCTCATTCATCACCTCTTCAAAACTGAGGAGCTAAATATGTatctaaaacattttaaagcagcCACATATAAATAATGAACCAAAAGGATGTGTCAAAATTCAACGTCTATTTTACACAACTATGGCCTGCTCAGggagtcacagcagcagcaggacacacaATGACTGAAAGGACATGAGACATTTGATACCACAACCCTGGCCTGAGTTTACACCTGCTTCttagatttattttattccagAGCCTGTAACAACTGTTCAGACATCAC
Coding sequences within:
- the RNF34 gene encoding E3 ubiquitin-protein ligase RNF34 isoform X2, which encodes MWASCCGLLNEVMGTGAVRGQQAGFGGGAGPFRFTPSTGFSAYPAPAAASTNIVCKACGLSFSVFRKKHVCCDCKKDFCSVCSVLQENLRRCSTCHLLQETAFQRPQLMRLKVKDLRQYLILRNIPTDTCREKEDLVDLVLCHHGLGTEQDMDAGSLRSSRSQSSAFFTHPFSTSVSMSNPGELASRRGSTGSGTPSRGQTETSVNNEEEESAEEQTPGLGRKRARASLSDISRLEDIEGMSVRQLKEILACNFVNYSGCCEKWELVEKVSRLYRESEENHKTQGERMQLNEDDDSLCRICMDAVIDCVLLECGHMVTCTKCGKRMSECPICRQYVVRAVHVFKS
- the RNF34 gene encoding E3 ubiquitin-protein ligase RNF34 isoform X3, which produces MKAGATSMWASCCGLLNEVMGTGAVRGQQAGFGGGAGPFRFTPSTGFSAYPAPAAASTNIVCKACGLSFSVFRKKHVCCDCKKDFCSVCSVLQENLRRCSTCHLLQETAFQRPQLMRLKVKDLRQYLILRNIPTDTCREKEDLVDLVLCHHGLGTEQDMDAGSLRSSRSQSSAFFTHPFSTSVSMSNPGELASRRGSTGSGTPSRTPGLGRKRARASLSDISRLEDIEGMSVRQLKEILACNFVNYSGCCEKWELVEKVSRLYRESEENHKTQGERMQLNEDDDSLCRICMDAVIDCVLLECGHMVTCTKCGKRMSECPICRQYVVRAVHVFKS
- the RNF34 gene encoding E3 ubiquitin-protein ligase RNF34 isoform X1, translating into MKAGATSMWASCCGLLNEVMGTGAVRGQQAGFGGGAGPFRFTPSTGFSAYPAPAAASTNIVCKACGLSFSVFRKKHVCCDCKKDFCSVCSVLQENLRRCSTCHLLQETAFQRPQLMRLKVKDLRQYLILRNIPTDTCREKEDLVDLVLCHHGLGTEQDMDAGSLRSSRSQSSAFFTHPFSTSVSMSNPGELASRRGSTGSGTPSRGQTETSVNNEEEESAEEQTPGLGRKRARASLSDISRLEDIEGMSVRQLKEILACNFVNYSGCCEKWELVEKVSRLYRESEENHKTQGERMQLNEDDDSLCRICMDAVIDCVLLECGHMVTCTKCGKRMSECPICRQYVVRAVHVFKS